Proteins encoded within one genomic window of Halobacteroides halobius DSM 5150:
- the cdaA gene encoding diadenylate cyclase CdaA, producing MEFNFLTIIDLVVTGLIFYKFVMLIRGTRAIQLLKGVLFLFFISFISQQLGFQIFNYLLEQIRTIVLIAIPVIFQPELRRALEKIGRDYLTRHDKVETNIDQIVAAIIRLSESQTGALIVLKRHTGIKEIIDTGLEVDAILSAELLINIFTPKTPLHDGAVIVEKNRIIAANCLLPLTEKRGLSSSLGTRHRAALGISEESDALALVVSEETGTISLANHGKFKYNLDEFSLKEELFKRFEHQE from the coding sequence ATGGAGTTTAATTTTTTAACTATAATTGATTTAGTAGTAACTGGTTTAATCTTTTATAAATTTGTTATGTTAATTAGAGGAACTAGAGCAATTCAATTATTAAAGGGTGTTTTATTTTTATTTTTTATTAGCTTTATTAGTCAGCAATTAGGATTTCAGATTTTTAATTATTTATTAGAACAGATTAGAACAATAGTTTTAATAGCAATTCCAGTTATTTTTCAACCTGAATTGAGAAGGGCTTTAGAAAAGATAGGTCGGGATTATTTAACTAGACATGATAAAGTTGAGACCAATATCGACCAGATAGTAGCTGCAATAATTAGATTAAGTGAGAGTCAAACTGGAGCTTTAATAGTACTTAAACGTCATACAGGGATAAAAGAAATAATTGATACTGGATTAGAAGTAGATGCTATTTTATCAGCAGAATTATTAATTAATATTTTTACTCCTAAGACTCCCTTACATGATGGGGCAGTAATAGTAGAAAAGAATAGAATTATAGCTGCTAATTGTCTATTACCTTTAACAGAGAAGAGAGGATTAAGTTCTAGCTTAGGTACTAGACATAGGGCTGCTTTAGGTATTAGTGAAGAAAGTGATGCTTTAGCATTGGTTGTTTCAGAAGAGACAGGTACTATTTCTTTGGCTAATCATGGAAAGTTTAAATATAATTTGGACGAATTTTCACTTAAAGAGGAATTATTTAAGAGGTTTGAGCATCAAGAATAA
- a CDS encoding fumarylacetoacetate hydrolase family protein — MKLVRFRKGEKVGYGILKKRRIQKVEGKITGDYQVLDEYYTLSDVELLAPCSPSKVICVGLNYKDHAQELGMELPTEPIIFLKPATTVIGPEDIIKYPKMSQQVDYEAELAVVIKDQIKNITPDQAQEHILGYTCANDVTARDLQRQDGQWTRAKSFDTFAPLGPVIETELAPDSLKIELFKNGELKQTSNTAKMIFSIPKLVSFISQVMSLQPGDVILTGTPPGVGAVDLEDQIEVKIEGIGTLKNKIG; from the coding sequence ATGAAATTAGTACGTTTTCGGAAGGGAGAAAAGGTTGGTTATGGTATTTTAAAGAAAAGACGAATACAGAAAGTGGAAGGAAAAATTACAGGAGATTATCAAGTTTTAGATGAATACTATACCTTATCAGATGTAGAGTTATTAGCGCCATGTTCTCCTAGTAAGGTTATTTGTGTGGGGCTAAACTATAAGGATCATGCTCAGGAGTTAGGTATGGAGTTACCTACAGAGCCAATTATATTCTTGAAGCCAGCTACAACGGTAATTGGGCCAGAAGATATTATCAAGTATCCTAAAATGAGCCAGCAAGTTGACTATGAGGCAGAATTAGCAGTAGTAATTAAAGATCAGATTAAGAATATAACACCAGATCAAGCTCAAGAACATATTTTAGGCTATACCTGTGCTAATGATGTTACAGCTAGGGATTTGCAACGACAGGATGGACAGTGGACTAGGGCCAAATCATTTGATACATTTGCACCTTTAGGTCCAGTAATTGAAACAGAGCTTGCCCCAGATAGTTTAAAGATCGAACTATTTAAAAATGGAGAGCTAAAGCAAACTTCTAATACTGCAAAAATGATTTTCTCTATTCCTAAGCTAGTTAGTTTTATTTCTCAAGTAATGAGTTTACAGCCAGGTGATGTAATTTTGACCGGAACGCCACCTGGAGTAGGAGCAGTTGATTTAGAAGATCAAATTGAAGTTAAGATTGAAGGAATTGGTACTTTAAAGAATAAAATAGGTTGA